agtttgtattaaacgtaagcttatagaaaagtcctattatagtataaaggactacgtaaacgataaaaaagcttgtgtgtaaattattgctctaaccaggttgctcttctaataatttaaaatgacattgtgagatggtgacaacaaaaaaaaaacacccagctaagtttgttgtgggcttcttcttagaccaggacgcgtttggaaccctcgtagctttagttttaagtttacgaatgtggttatcgccatcatctcactaccgtgtggttcttatgtacgcatcaaaagtgccacctgtgggcctacttgaataaagatatttttgactttgactttgactttatacacggtagtgagatattAGCGATAACCatgttcgtaaacttaaaactacgaggctgctacgagggttccacacgcgatctggtctaagtagaagcccacaactaacttagccaggtgttcttCTTTATATCTCACacagagcaacctggttagagctatACTTCAcatcaaagcttttttatcgattacgtagtcctttaaactataataggactattctacaagcttaagtttaatacaaactttgaacttttaaagagacCTCTCCAAGAGCACAATGCGGACGcacgatttaatttttatttcagtgcAATATTCCAAACATAAAAAGCTTTGTGAATGTAATAACGTAATTTATCTTTAGATATAAGATCTATATAGACAAAATTAATACGCACTTATTGACAGTTATCACGAGAACAGGATACGGCGCCACATTTGTCGCTTCACAGGTGATCAGGATATCTCTGTCATCATCTTCATCTGGACCGTCTTCAACTTCTGTGATGTTTAGCACCAGCTCACCCTTCGCTGATGGAAAACATCGAATTTAGGAAGGTTATTGTTATATAtgtactattttttaaataaataatatgtacgtATTTTTAGTACTTTGCGCACCGCTTAATCAAGTGAGTCCATTTCTTGAAATTGTTGCCTGGAAGGAATCATTACAAGTGACAAGGCCGATTTATTCAAATAACTTctacttttgttattattttttaaatctattttgtttaatgttcaataaagtatttttgattgattgatcgattgatattataaatacgaaagccTGTTAAGTAGTAAGTCGTTGATCCGTACAGAAAAAGAACAATGAGGTTAAGCAGTGCTTTAgtgcaagtatgaagtgcacgattctgcaataaagttatataattttttttgtgcagCTACTAGCTTCAGGGCGGCGGAGTGGCATAGGTTCAAagacttgtttatttatttatttaatatacactttattgtgccccaaataaataatacaaagttTATCTTTGGACTTTGGATATTACTGCGTTTTGGCCGGGCTTAAACGTTAACAAAGCACCTTACGGACGACATGACAACAATAACACCAAGATTTGACTAAACTTAAAAGCGACTACGTATAATCGTCAACTATgcgttttttataccaagccaCTGGGAAAAACGTTGTTTTAACGTTTTGTTTTATACGCGTGCGCTGTCTTAATAGCGGcactttgttaaattaaaaaaaaaggtgattttaattgtaattttaggCGTAACCTACTCTTTCTTGTAAGTCCTTGAAAGAAAGAGACAGTCGTATGTAAAAAAGCCTACATAACCGGACGTACGGGAAATTGTAATTTTAGGCGTAACCTACTCTTTCTTGTAAGTCCTTGAAAGAAAAAGACAGTCGTATGTAAAAAAGCCTACATAACAGGACGTACGGGAAAGGTCTACACAGCAACACACAAGGTTTAAACAGCTAGTTCATAATACAAGTGTTTTGTGGTAAAAGTACCCAGTTACTCACAGAATACAATGAGATCGTCGTGCTGTCGTTTTTCATCTTCTATAGCCGATACTTCACATTCGTAAGTGCCCGAACTGTCTGGTGTCACGCTTTTCAGTAAGATATCATCATTCTCCATTATTTCTGAAacaatttactttaatattattatagatattatgtCATGGTTCGATAAATTCAAGAATCGAATTTGAAATGCACATCGAGGCTATGGTCCCTTGCTACTAATGCCAGTTATGCCAGTAAAGGTTCATCTATCAGCACTTTGATCTATTTGAGGTTGGAAGAATTTACGAAACTCGTATGTATTTGTAAAAGCATTAAAAGCCTTTTTTTGTTCAAACCACCCGTACGGTGTAATAAGTTAAAAAACGTGAAATTTGTACGACATTTCAACttaacaacaaaatataaattaacggctttgtgcatttttaatttagttttttttttaaattcctatgTATTGCTTATACcttttaattgtgtgcaataaagaatttatctatctaaagTTAGCGAAATCTAGTAATAAATACAGAATgctgttattaaaatttgttattgaAAAGGTAACAAAAATTACTCTTACCAATGCCATCTTTTGCTGTCACAGGCGGCTGCCCTGCTATCCTTTGGTAAAGTAAGATGGGTTCATCCTCAGATTCATCCATTTCAGTGAACCACCATTTCACAGTCAAACCTTGCGCGGTCTCATTCGAACTTAATTCATATCCGCATTGCAAAAGAACGTCTGCTCCAGACTCTACTGCGTCAGGTACTGAAAACTCGGTTATCGATAATTGCCGACTGCCTGAAAATTAagaaaaggtttttaaaaacatttattaagcTTATAATACAATGTTTGTATCTTAGTTTGTTAAGGTCAAATCTCGCAACTGAATTTTAAAACAGGTATCGTATCGGGGATGCCAATTGTACCTTATGcatatttaaagaattattcttaattcaatATGGCGGACGAAATACATTGTATTTTATGCATCTCCATGGGCAAGGGTTTgcttgtgaataatatatatttcacttCTCATGCTCTTATAGTCGTACTTTAGGCTATGTAGGTGGactaaatcttaattttatgcacttgtgcATAAAAGTATGTATCTAATTATAATTGATTTTCAGGCTCTAGGTAGATTGATCATCTTACGTTGATACCTATGGagagggtaatttttttttgaagcaaagagtatataaacactACGTTGTTTGTTAAATCCGTTTTTCTTATAATAGTCATTTATTCCGTGATGTTTCAAATACCCGCGTTCATGAATAAATGGTGGCAacgacaataaaataataacgtaGGTAGGTAATATCCGTACATCATCACTAGTCGCGTGGACCATTCATGTAATCTGTGCTGCGTGCTGTGTGGAGAATATGAACAATTGGCGGGAAATCACGAAACTAATaggtaagtagttttttttaatcttttctattttcataTAAGGAATTTGTATTTGTGATTCTATTactatgtagttttttttttttatacagggtCTCTCCCAAAACTTGACGATAAAATGGTACTTAATggatttttttccttatttttcccAGAACTGCTATGAGATGGCCTCTCGGCTGGTACCATTTTATCGTCAAGTTTTGGGACACACTGTATATATAATCCATTCTATGTATCATTTTGTTCAacgatttattttatcttttttagaaagaatttattttatttcttcgcaatcaaaataaaaaacagtgcTAAATTTGGTCATAAAACCCATTTCGAcgttcatttaaatattaaattttgatcTGTTCTGAGAATCTA
The genomic region above belongs to Pararge aegeria chromosome 11, ilParAegt1.1, whole genome shotgun sequence and contains:
- the LOC120627706 gene encoding uncharacterized protein LOC120627706 isoform X1; translated protein: MWGIVLLIFFVAGSRQLSITEFSVPDAVESGADVLLQCGYELSSNETAQGLTVKWWFTEMDESEDEPILLYQRIAGQPPVTAKDGIEIMENDDILLKSVTPDSSGTYECEVSAIEDEKRQHDDLIVFSKGELVLNITEVEDGPDEDDDRDILITCEATNVAPYPVLVITVNNEVLTTNDTVIDQDNSTYDAINNVTMSKSDADGAEISCELFYRNTTLEQYKITRLYEASKVSTTENFEDYTSTEATPGNRVNGLASSFLLVISALLINIFAIKI
- the LOC120627706 gene encoding uncharacterized protein LOC120627706 isoform X2, yielding MWGIVLLIFFVAGSRQLSITEFSVPDAVESGADVLLQCGYELSSNETAQGLTVKWWFTEMDESEDEPILLYQRIAGQPPVTAKDGIEIMENDDILLKSVTPDSSGTYECEVSAIEDEKRQHDDLIVFSKGELVLNITEVEDGPDEDDDRDILITCEATNVAPYPVLVITVNNEVLTTNDTVIDQDNSTYDAINNVTMSKSDADGAEISCELFYRNTTLEQYKITRLYEASRVNGLASSFLLVISALLINIFAIKI